A stretch of Bifidobacterium sp. ESL0704 DNA encodes these proteins:
- the uppP gene encoding undecaprenyl-diphosphatase UppP: MNFFQAIVLGLVQALTEYLPVSSSAHIRIVGELMLHSDPGAAFTAIIQLGTELAVILYFRRDIANILAHWFSCLFGHRGKDWKSRLGKGDRDATFGWYIIIGTIPILIAGLLFQKAIETTLRNLWITVTVLLLFGILLWVVDARFPERKTVREMNWKDALLFGVGQMLALIPGVSRSGGTITFGRAMGYTREDAVRVSFIMAIPAVFGSGVLEALKAVEDYKSEPNFPGWGATLAAMVVSFLVGYFVIIAFLKFVSTFSYKAFAVYRIIIAVVVAILLIAGVLQASPAAEAAVSAISPIVAMI, from the coding sequence ATGAATTTCTTCCAAGCCATCGTTCTGGGACTGGTCCAGGCGCTCACCGAATACCTTCCGGTGTCTTCAAGCGCGCATATCCGCATTGTCGGCGAGCTGATGCTTCATTCCGACCCGGGTGCCGCGTTCACCGCCATCATCCAGCTCGGCACCGAGCTTGCGGTCATCCTTTATTTCCGCCGTGATATCGCCAATATTCTGGCCCACTGGTTTTCCTGCCTGTTCGGCCATCGCGGCAAAGACTGGAAATCACGGCTTGGCAAAGGCGACCGTGATGCCACATTTGGCTGGTACATCATCATCGGCACCATTCCCATCCTCATCGCCGGCCTCCTCTTCCAGAAGGCCATCGAGACCACGCTGCGCAATCTGTGGATCACCGTCACGGTGCTTCTGCTTTTCGGCATCCTTCTGTGGGTCGTTGACGCGCGATTCCCCGAACGCAAGACCGTTCGCGAGATGAATTGGAAAGACGCCCTGCTTTTCGGCGTCGGCCAGATGCTGGCGCTGATTCCCGGCGTCTCCCGTTCCGGCGGCACCATCACCTTCGGCCGTGCGATGGGCTATACGCGCGAGGATGCCGTGCGTGTGAGCTTTATCATGGCCATTCCCGCTGTATTCGGCTCCGGCGTCCTTGAAGCTCTCAAAGCGGTCGAGGATTACAAAAGCGAGCCGAACTTCCCGGGATGGGGTGCGACATTGGCCGCCATGGTGGTCAGCTTCCTGGTCGGCTATTTCGTGATCATCGCGTTCCTGAAATTCGTTTCGACGTTCTCGTACAAGGCATTCGCCGTCTACCGCATCATCATCGCCGTCGTGGTCGCGATTCTTTTGATTGCCGGCGTGCTTCAGGCCTCTCCTGCCGCCG
- a CDS encoding fructosamine kinase family protein, translating into MATYRKSRAFAPKGFFECEGKGLKWLGEAQSQGGPRVVDVYGWGDGWLDIERVNSCSPTPKAAHDFGAALAHMHDAGADYFGSAPADYDGTCYFGPLQDPVAMDTGQWTNPVDYLGEGRLLPMVRLGIERGELNDNDLKMTQEVIDALPDLLGPAAEDKPARVHGDLWSGNVMWTDDSGQAEAVLIDPAAHGGHREEDLAMLNLFGMPYLDEILDGYESAHPLKKGFPDRITIWQLYPIAGHCVFFGGGYVSEYRAMCRSLLS; encoded by the coding sequence ATGGCAACATATCGTAAGAGCAGGGCGTTTGCGCCAAAGGGATTCTTCGAGTGCGAAGGCAAAGGCCTCAAATGGCTGGGCGAGGCCCAATCCCAGGGCGGCCCGCGTGTGGTCGACGTGTACGGTTGGGGTGACGGCTGGCTCGATATCGAACGGGTGAACTCCTGCTCCCCTACACCCAAGGCCGCGCATGACTTCGGTGCGGCGCTGGCGCATATGCACGACGCAGGCGCCGACTATTTCGGTTCGGCCCCGGCCGATTATGACGGGACATGCTATTTCGGGCCGTTGCAGGACCCTGTGGCGATGGACACCGGCCAATGGACGAATCCCGTGGATTATCTGGGCGAAGGACGTCTGCTGCCCATGGTCAGGCTCGGCATCGAACGCGGTGAACTGAACGACAACGACCTGAAGATGACGCAGGAAGTCATCGACGCCTTGCCGGATCTGCTCGGCCCTGCCGCCGAAGACAAGCCGGCCCGGGTGCACGGCGATCTGTGGAGCGGCAACGTGATGTGGACCGACGATTCAGGTCAGGCCGAGGCGGTCCTGATCGATCCGGCCGCGCACGGCGGTCACCGCGAAGAGGATCTCGCGATGCTCAATCTTTTCGGTATGCCGTATCTTGACGAGATTCTCGACGGCTACGAATCGGCACATCCGCTCAAAAAAGGCTTCCCGGATCGAATCACCATCTGGCAGCTCTATCCGATTGCCGGGCACTGCGTCTTCTTCGGCGGCGGCTATGTCAGCGAATACCGTGCGATGTGCCGCTCCCTGCTGTCCTGA
- the dnaJ gene encoding molecular chaperone DnaJ — protein sequence MAETDYYEVLGVSRGASDEEIKKAYRKMSRKYHPDIAGPQFEEKFKEVNNAYEVLRDPDKRRMYDSGIDPNDPNAGAGFSSAGFGDMGDIFGQFFGNAFGGGGQGPIPRTQPGRDALSSISIDLKTAVFGGTAHVKINTFGLCPKCGGQGTANGEKPITCPDCRGQGVRQQVRRTMLGQMMTTVQCERCEGHGTIIEHPCPTCLGHGRIRTSREVGVTVPAGIEDNTRLRLANQGEVGEGGGGAGDLYIDIRIKPDKQFTREGDDLHCWIQIPMSWAVLGHDLDIDTFDGKQTISIPEGCQPEETVSIKGIGVAKIRKPEERGDLIAHVSVHIPTKLSDGERDLIEQFAHSHDAHAGKVSQSARPATNRKGFFDKIKDALH from the coding sequence GTGGCAGAAACAGATTATTACGAAGTGTTGGGCGTTTCCCGTGGCGCAAGCGACGAGGAGATCAAGAAGGCCTACCGCAAGATGAGCCGCAAATACCATCCCGACATCGCAGGCCCTCAGTTCGAGGAAAAATTCAAGGAAGTCAACAACGCCTACGAAGTGCTCAGGGACCCCGACAAGCGGCGCATGTATGATTCCGGCATCGATCCCAACGACCCGAATGCGGGCGCCGGCTTCTCCTCCGCAGGTTTCGGCGACATGGGCGACATTTTCGGGCAGTTCTTCGGCAATGCCTTCGGCGGTGGCGGGCAGGGCCCGATTCCCCGCACCCAGCCCGGACGCGATGCGCTTTCAAGCATCTCCATCGACCTCAAGACAGCGGTATTCGGCGGCACCGCGCATGTGAAGATCAATACGTTCGGGCTGTGCCCGAAATGCGGCGGGCAAGGAACGGCCAATGGCGAAAAGCCGATCACCTGCCCGGATTGCCGCGGTCAGGGCGTGCGTCAGCAGGTCAGACGAACGATGCTTGGACAGATGATGACGACGGTGCAATGCGAGCGTTGCGAAGGGCATGGCACCATCATCGAGCATCCGTGCCCGACATGCCTCGGACATGGCCGAATCCGCACCTCTCGCGAGGTCGGCGTCACCGTTCCCGCCGGCATCGAAGACAATACCCGCCTTCGCCTTGCCAATCAGGGTGAGGTCGGTGAAGGCGGCGGCGGCGCAGGGGACCTTTACATCGATATCCGCATCAAGCCGGACAAGCAGTTCACCCGCGAAGGCGACGATCTGCACTGCTGGATCCAGATCCCGATGAGTTGGGCCGTACTTGGCCATGACCTCGATATCGATACGTTCGACGGCAAACAGACCATCAGCATCCCCGAGGGTTGCCAGCCTGAAGAGACCGTTTCCATCAAGGGAATCGGTGTGGCGAAGATCCGCAAGCCCGAAGAGCGCGGCGATCTCATTGCACATGTCAGCGTGCACATTCCCACCAAGCTCAGTGACGGCGAACGTGATCTGATCGAGCAATTCGCACACAGCCACGACGCGCATGCCGGCAAGGTGAGCCAAAGCGCAAGGCCTGCCACCAACAGGAAAGGCTTCTTCGACAAGATCAAAGACGCCCTTCACTAA
- the hrcA gene encoding heat-inducible transcriptional repressor HrcA, whose amino-acid sequence MAQSRRMLVLRAVVEDYIRSQEPVGSTALTRAHDLGVSSATIRNDMSALEEEGYLIQPHTSAGRIPTERGYRYFVDRLASLVPLSEAQRRGITTFLSGSVSLSDTLQRAARLLANITGQVAVVSSPALSKSKLRHIEIVPLNAVTMLAVIITDSGSVAQHTFTLRQLPDTVALNRFSGLVNEQCMDMPLVQASQHIRSIVKAPEYNSVRPLGESLAKTVESMAHDEGTGQMYMAGTSQLAHQQSRVDLAPLFDALEEQVVIMHLMSDLSQGDGEVGVAIGSETRTPGLIHASVVSSGYGRSKTDEVSDAGNGSGKDEAMESISRPVAFVGSIGPTHMDYETTITAVRAVARYLTDLIASDETA is encoded by the coding sequence ATGGCACAGTCACGACGCATGCTGGTACTGAGGGCCGTGGTCGAGGATTATATCCGTTCGCAGGAGCCGGTCGGGTCGACCGCCTTGACGCGGGCGCACGATTTGGGAGTAAGCTCCGCGACCATACGAAACGACATGTCGGCCTTGGAGGAAGAGGGATACCTGATCCAGCCGCATACCTCGGCCGGACGCATCCCGACGGAACGTGGTTACCGTTATTTCGTCGACCGGCTCGCTTCTCTCGTTCCGCTTTCCGAGGCGCAGCGCCGAGGGATCACCACGTTTCTTTCGGGTTCGGTAAGCCTTTCCGACACCTTGCAGAGAGCCGCCCGTCTCTTGGCCAATATCACCGGCCAGGTCGCAGTGGTTTCGTCGCCGGCCCTCTCCAAATCAAAACTTCGTCATATCGAGATTGTCCCGCTGAACGCTGTCACCATGCTTGCCGTGATCATCACCGATTCCGGTTCGGTGGCTCAGCATACCTTTACTTTGAGGCAGTTGCCTGACACCGTCGCGTTGAACAGGTTCTCCGGACTCGTCAATGAGCAATGCATGGATATGCCGTTGGTGCAGGCCTCGCAGCACATCCGATCCATCGTCAAGGCGCCTGAATACAACTCGGTGCGTCCGCTGGGGGAGAGCCTGGCCAAAACCGTCGAATCCATGGCCCACGATGAAGGCACCGGGCAAATGTACATGGCCGGGACCTCGCAGCTGGCCCACCAGCAATCCCGCGTCGACCTTGCTCCGTTGTTCGACGCGCTGGAGGAACAGGTCGTCATCATGCATTTGATGAGTGACCTCAGCCAGGGAGACGGGGAAGTCGGTGTGGCCATCGGTTCCGAGACCAGAACGCCCGGGCTCATCCATGCTTCCGTGGTCTCTTCCGGCTATGGACGCAGCAAGACGGACGAGGTGTCGGATGCCGGCAACGGCTCCGGTAAGGATGAGGCGATGGAATCGATCTCACGTCCTGTCGCCTTTGTCGGCTCCATCGGCCCCACCCACATGGATTACGAGACGACCATCACGGCGGTGCGGGCCGTCGCCAGATATCTGACGGACCTGATAGCAAGCGATGAGACGGCTTAG
- the tkt gene encoding transketolase, with protein MTDFTWSDLDERAVKMAKVLSADAVERAGSGHPGSPISLAPIAYTLYQHYIKHDPNDPHWDGRDRFILSGGHASLTQYVQLYFSGYGLTIDDLKYFRGGADTRTPGHPEVGLTPGLEMTTGPLGQGLASAVGFAYGQRFERGLLDPNAPAGTSPFDHKVWVICGEGDVEEGVSSEASSLAGNQGLGNLTVIFDANHIQIEGDTKLTFSEDILKRYEAYGWYTDEVSFIQPDGSYKEDTEALAAALDKAEKVTDRPKFIKVDTLMAWPTPGKTNDESAHGSKLGTEAVAGLKKVLGFDPSVDFPIDEEALAHARKVADRGLEAHKEWDEKLAAWRKANPEQSKLYDRIKAHKLPVGFDEAIDELEKSFAASDQAATRKSSGQVLNAIAKVMPELWGGSADLAGSNKTDIDGAATFGPKADETRTWPEANEYGRQLHFGVREFAMGAITNGILLGSDTRPYGGTFFQFSDYERPAVRLAALMKLPNLYVWTHDSVALGEDGPTHQPIEHLAAFRAMPDMEVVRPADEFETAEAYRYFFEKKNTLPTAMILTRQGVPTLAETAEKAHDGVRKGAYVLVDTDGEPDVIIMATGSEVQWAVEAAKTLAGKNIKARVVSMPSMEWFEEQDEDYKEAVLPASVRARVSVEAGIAMPWYKYLGSCGKPVSIERFGLQGDGAQNMIDLGITAEHVVEAAEASIEEARA; from the coding sequence ATGACCGATTTCACATGGTCGGATTTGGACGAGCGCGCCGTCAAGATGGCGAAGGTGCTCTCCGCGGACGCGGTTGAGCGGGCTGGCAGCGGCCACCCGGGCTCTCCCATCTCCCTGGCTCCGATTGCCTACACACTTTATCAGCATTACATCAAGCACGATCCCAACGATCCTCACTGGGATGGCCGCGATCGCTTCATTCTCTCCGGCGGACATGCCTCGTTGACGCAGTACGTCCAGCTTTACTTCTCCGGCTATGGCTTGACCATCGACGATCTCAAGTATTTCCGTGGCGGCGCCGACACGCGTACCCCGGGCCATCCTGAGGTCGGTCTGACCCCGGGCCTTGAGATGACCACCGGCCCGCTCGGCCAGGGTCTCGCCTCCGCTGTCGGCTTCGCCTACGGCCAGCGCTTCGAACGCGGCCTGCTCGACCCGAACGCGCCGGCCGGCACCTCGCCCTTCGACCACAAGGTCTGGGTCATCTGCGGCGAAGGCGACGTCGAGGAAGGCGTCTCCTCCGAGGCTTCCTCGCTCGCCGGCAACCAAGGTCTCGGCAACCTGACCGTGATCTTCGACGCCAACCATATCCAGATCGAAGGCGATACCAAGCTCACCTTCTCCGAAGACATCCTCAAGCGTTATGAGGCCTATGGCTGGTACACCGACGAAGTCAGCTTCATCCAGCCCGACGGCTCCTACAAGGAAGACACCGAGGCTCTGGCCGCGGCGCTCGACAAGGCCGAGAAGGTCACCGATCGTCCGAAGTTCATCAAGGTCGACACCCTGATGGCCTGGCCGACCCCGGGCAAGACCAACGACGAATCCGCCCACGGCTCCAAGCTCGGCACCGAAGCGGTTGCCGGCTTGAAGAAGGTCCTCGGTTTCGACCCGTCCGTCGACTTCCCGATCGACGAAGAGGCTTTGGCCCACGCTCGCAAGGTCGCCGATCGCGGCCTCGAAGCACACAAGGAATGGGACGAGAAGCTCGCCGCCTGGCGCAAGGCCAACCCAGAGCAGTCCAAGCTCTATGACCGCATCAAGGCCCACAAGCTCCCTGTTGGTTTCGACGAGGCCATCGACGAACTCGAGAAGAGCTTCGCAGCCAGCGATCAGGCCGCAACGCGCAAGTCCTCTGGCCAGGTGTTGAACGCCATTGCCAAGGTCATGCCGGAACTGTGGGGCGGCTCCGCCGATCTCGCAGGCTCCAACAAGACCGATATCGACGGCGCAGCCACCTTCGGCCCGAAGGCTGACGAGACCCGCACCTGGCCCGAGGCCAACGAGTACGGCCGTCAGCTGCACTTCGGCGTTCGTGAGTTCGCCATGGGCGCCATCACCAACGGCATCCTGCTTGGCAGCGACACCCGTCCGTACGGCGGCACGTTCTTCCAGTTCTCGGATTATGAGCGTCCGGCCGTGCGCCTCGCCGCGCTGATGAAGCTGCCGAACCTCTACGTCTGGACCCACGATTCCGTGGCCCTCGGCGAAGATGGCCCGACCCACCAGCCGATCGAGCACCTGGCCGCCTTCCGCGCCATGCCCGATATGGAAGTCGTTCGTCCTGCCGACGAGTTCGAGACCGCCGAAGCCTACCGTTACTTCTTCGAGAAGAAGAACACGCTGCCGACCGCGATGATCCTGACCCGTCAGGGTGTGCCGACGCTCGCCGAAACCGCCGAGAAGGCGCACGACGGCGTTCGTAAGGGCGCTTACGTCCTCGTCGATACCGACGGCGAGCCCGATGTCATCATCATGGCCACCGGTTCCGAGGTCCAGTGGGCCGTCGAGGCCGCCAAGACGCTGGCCGGCAAGAACATCAAGGCCCGCGTGGTCTCCATGCCGTCCATGGAATGGTTCGAGGAACAGGACGAGGACTACAAGGAAGCCGTGCTTCCTGCGTCCGTTCGTGCCCGTGTTTCCGTCGAGGCCGGCATCGCCATGCCGTGGTACAAGTACCTCGGCAGCTGCGGCAAGCCCGTCTCCATCGAGCGCTTCGGCCTGCAGGGCGACGGCGCGCAGAACATGATCGACCTCGGCATCACCGCCGAGCATGTGGTCGAGGCTGCGGAAGCCTCCATCGAGGAAGCTCGCGCCTGA